Within Fusobacterium periodonticum ATCC 33693, the genomic segment ATTTTAGAGAAATATCCAAATATTTCAGCTAAATACTATGACTGTGCTTTGAAAGAAGAGGACGAATTTATATCTGCTTTACAAGTAAATTCAATTTTTAAAACAGTTGATTTTCTTGTTTTAAAAAGAGCTGAAAATTTAAAAAGTTCAGGAATTCAAAAGCTTTTTAAAACTTTAAAAAATTACGATTTAAATGAAAAAAACATTATAGTTCTCTATAATGTTCCTATACAATATGGAAAGATTGTTACTGAATATGAAATAACTAAGACAAATATAAAAGCAATTGAAGAAATTGCTACTTTTTTGGATTGTACTCTTATAAAAGAGAATAATATAATTCTAAATTATGTTAAGGATAATTTAAATATCACTGAAAAAGATGCTAAAGATCTAATTGAACTTCTAGGAAGTGACTATTATCATATAAAAAATGAGACAAATAAAATGGCAACTTTTTTAGATGGTCAACCTTATTCTTTTGAAAAAATTAAAAATTTAATAAGTATTGATAAAGAATATAATATGAAAGACCTAGTTGATAATTTTTTTAAAACTAAAAATTTTACAGATATTTTAAGCTTTTTAGAAACAAATAAAGATTCTTATTTGGGTATTGTATACATGTTAGCAGATGAACTAATAGTCTTTTTGAAATTAACTTCTCTTATAAACAGTGGAAAAATTTCACAAAATATGAATTATAATGTGTTTAAAGAACTATATAATGATTTCTCAGATCTTTTTATAGGAAGAAATTTTAAGTCTCAACACCCCTATACAATTTTTCTTAAATTGAATAGCTTAACTTATTTTTCAGAGTCTTTTTTAGAAAAAAAACTAAAAGAATTATTATACATAGAATATGAATTAAAAACTGGTGAAAGAGAAATCAATATAGAACTGGATCTATTTTTTAAGAAATTTTGGAAAGATGTGCCATGTTATTAAGAACATTATAAATCCTCCAACAAAATCAATAAAATGATGTTGATATACAAAATGAACAGAGATTGCAATTAAAAATCCCCATGTAACAACAAGATATTTTAATTTAGTTTTCATTTCTTTCCAATAGATAGCAATTGAAAGAAAGGCAAAACTTACATGTAGGGAAGGACATTGATTAAAACTGCTATCTATTTTAGCTAAAAGAAAGAAAAGAAAATTAAAAATAGGATTAGCTATCTCAGGTTTTGGAAAATAAAATTTCATTGGAATTACAAAGAATATAGCAATAGAAACTACAGTTATAAATATTGCTTGTTTCACATAAAAATTTAAGTTTTTTTCATCTTTTATGGCAAGAAAAGTTCCAAAAAAGAAGGGAGCAGAAGTCATATAGGGTAACATAAAAATTGTTAAAAAAGGTATTTTTTCTTCCCAGGACATAAAATATGAGGGTACATTATCTAGGGTACGAGCATAAAATTCAGAACTTTTATATAAAATAGTAAAAAATATTGTAATAAAAATTATATATTTGATTTTTAATCTTTGTAAATTATCTTTCATTGTAGCCTCCTAATTCTCTTAGTTAAATTTTATCATACAATTCTTAAAAAATGGTTAAAATTTGTTATAATATTATCAAGGTGAGATTAATGGAATATACAATTACAAAAAAGAAAATCAAAAATTTTATTTTAAGAATATATCCTGATTCAAGTATTGCAGTTTCAGCCCCTTTACATGCAAGTGATAGGGAAATTGAAAACTTCGTTCTATCTAAAAAGGCTTGGATAGAAAAAACTTTAGAGAAAGTAAAAAAATTAAAAGATGATAGTATAAAAATTTTAGGTAAAAATGTAGAAAAAAAAGTTATCCAATCAGATTTAGAAAGAATAAGTTTAACTGATAGGAATATATTTATTTATTCAAAAAATATTGAAGAAATAAAAATTGAAAAGAAATTTTTGGAGTGGAAATACAATAAATTAAAAGAAATAATTGAAGAAGCTATAGAGAAATATACTAAACTGTTGAATACTGAGATAAATTATTATAAAATAAAAAAACTTTCTTCAGCTTGGGGGATATATCATAGAAGAGAGAACTATATCAGTTTTAATATAGATTTGATTGAGAAGGATATAGAGAGTATTGATTATGTTGTTTTACATGAAATATGTCATATTTTCTATATGGACCATCAAAAAAAATTTTGGACTTTAGTTGAAAAATATATGCCTGACTATAAAATAAGAAGAAAAAAATTAAAATTATAAAATAAGACAATATTTTTACATATTGTCTATTTTTTATGAAAATATTTTTAAATTTGACAGACAAAGTAAGTAGTGCTATAATTAAAAAGAATTAAATTTTGCTAAACAAAATAAATTGAGGAGGAAAATATGTTATCAAAAAAATTACTTATTGGAGCTCTTGTAGCTACTATGTCTATGTCTGCTTTTGCA encodes:
- a CDS encoding DNA polymerase III subunit delta: MFYFLYGNSPMIEFETEKITEEILEKYPNISAKYYDCALKEEDEFISALQVNSIFKTVDFLVLKRAENLKSSGIQKLFKTLKNYDLNEKNIIVLYNVPIQYGKIVTEYEITKTNIKAIEEIATFLDCTLIKENNIILNYVKDNLNITEKDAKDLIELLGSDYYHIKNETNKMATFLDGQPYSFEKIKNLISIDKEYNMKDLVDNFFKTKNFTDILSFLETNKDSYLGIVYMLADELIVFLKLTSLINSGKISQNMNYNVFKELYNDFSDLFIGRNFKSQHPYTIFLKLNSLTYFSESFLEKKLKELLYIEYELKTGEREINIELDLFFKKFWKDVPCY
- a CDS encoding phosphatase PAP2 family protein, whose protein sequence is MKDNLQRLKIKYIIFITIFFTILYKSSEFYARTLDNVPSYFMSWEEKIPFLTIFMLPYMTSAPFFFGTFLAIKDEKNLNFYVKQAIFITVVSIAIFFVIPMKFYFPKPEIANPIFNFLFFLLAKIDSSFNQCPSLHVSFAFLSIAIYWKEMKTKLKYLVVTWGFLIAISVHFVYQHHFIDFVGGFIMFLITWHIFPKFLKK
- a CDS encoding M48 family metallopeptidase produces the protein MVKICYNIIKVRLMEYTITKKKIKNFILRIYPDSSIAVSAPLHASDREIENFVLSKKAWIEKTLEKVKKLKDDSIKILGKNVEKKVIQSDLERISLTDRNIFIYSKNIEEIKIEKKFLEWKYNKLKEIIEEAIEKYTKLLNTEINYYKIKKLSSAWGIYHRRENYISFNIDLIEKDIESIDYVVLHEICHIFYMDHQKKFWTLVEKYMPDYKIRRKKLKL